The following coding sequences are from one Streptomyces sp. NBC_01485 window:
- a CDS encoding DegT/DnrJ/EryC1/StrS family aminotransferase — protein sequence MLRAAGVGVGDEVIVPAFGNVEIAGAVTLAGALPVFADVDPVTYCLESAAVEAVVTSRTAAVVVVHRFGRPADVGRLHAVGQRHGLLVLEEGESETPYDEIAQRRERAAYLDGRLRGVRMPDGGDGHTYQQYVVRVPGNGRPDRDAFARALRGRGVGCRVPVRTPLHRLPEFRRCVSLPETELAADETLALPVDASLTKRDMQRIVAACNALGGLLQPAS from the coding sequence ATGCTCAGGGCTGCAGGTGTCGGAGTCGGTGACGAGGTCATCGTGCCGGCCTTCGGGAATGTGGAAATCGCCGGAGCGGTAACCCTGGCGGGTGCGCTGCCGGTGTTCGCGGATGTTGATCCGGTGACGTACTGCCTCGAGTCGGCTGCCGTGGAAGCGGTCGTAACTTCGCGGACCGCGGCCGTTGTTGTCGTCCATCGCTTCGGTCGGCCGGCCGATGTCGGGCGGTTGCATGCTGTGGGGCAGCGGCATGGGCTGTTGGTGTTGGAGGAGGGGGAGTCCGAGACGCCGTACGACGAGATCGCGCAGCGTCGGGAGCGGGCCGCTTATCTGGACGGGCGGTTGCGGGGGGTGCGGATGCCCGACGGTGGGGACGGGCACACCTATCAGCAGTATGTCGTGCGGGTGCCGGGGAACGGGCGGCCCGATCGGGACGCGTTCGCGCGCGCCCTGCGGGGGAGGGGAGTTGGGTGCCGGGTGCCGGTGAGGACTCCGTTGCACCGGTTGCCCGAGTTCAGGCGGTGTGTGTCGTTGCCCGAGACCGAGCTCGCGGCCGACGAGACGCTCGCGTTGCCGGTGGACGCCTCGTTGACGAAGCGGGACATGCAGCGCATTGTGGCGGCGTGCAACGCGCTTGGCGGGCTGCTTCAGCCCGCCTCCTGA
- a CDS encoding SpoIIE family protein phosphatase, with protein sequence MTTGLIPGGQTPDPRPSSTRPPQQRRDLAGQGSLHVDDRPRSSVITARAAANFEPVGRSVATARSFVRDTLQGWGFADIVDDAVVLTSELVTNAVVHAGTHADVLCLRSDDGVRIEVADRYPEREIPLQGSPSTMGSPDREGGRGLQLCAAIAGRWGVDYTPIHKKVWFQLDLPDRPVGTRTAGPSLPADLLPLADSRVRVAVVQIDRVGAISAWNEDAEELFGYPADQVIGKPLTDLAAWPHTPGTSTGIVEALQLSRWEGSYGIRSSSGRVTPVYASHLRVRDTDGEPSTVCLLVRDHERAVLQTPLRVPASDPATGSDGQNADPFEVFIGSPAPDDLDGLLQRTVERARDMLDADSAFLLLATDDETELEVRASTGLPSARQRFARVPVEAGPGRYGSARMPAVHEDLLAVPGAVPLLNGTGMRSVVTVPLKVEGRLTGSLGVAAEAPNRYSNEEALRLQFAADRIALAVESARLGELERLRRGSLSFLVEASDLLAGTLDRDQTLALMAQMTVPTLATWCAVYTIADQASDPYLSYVLHEDEELIDGIKSLLSKIAPPDPVPTPGARVWAAPAAAAHDAALRSSMRSLGLTGGPTHQVSSGIGPTLATASAVGGETVVLPLVARNRVIGMLTLGKPTDEHFRQEILELAEDLSRRAALALDNARLYSERTAISQALQRSLLPPETPKIDGVEVEVIYRAAGEGNEVGGDFYDVFPISDGVYGFAIGDVCGTGPNAAAVTGLARHALRLLAREGLSGPAVLERLNSAILDEGARSRFLTLLYGEMRPQEDGSAELKVVCAGHPLPLRLRQDGTVEAAAEPQPLLGVMEDLELYEQTVTLDPGDVLLCVTDGVTERREGTRMLGDDGLADVLTTCTGLTAGAVAARIMRAVERFASDAPSDDMAILAMRVA encoded by the coding sequence ATGACCACCGGACTGATCCCGGGGGGACAGACCCCGGACCCCCGGCCTTCAAGCACGCGTCCGCCCCAGCAGCGGCGCGACCTGGCCGGTCAGGGATCCCTGCACGTCGACGACCGGCCGAGGAGTTCTGTGATCACCGCGCGCGCGGCCGCCAACTTCGAGCCCGTCGGGCGATCGGTGGCGACGGCCCGCTCCTTCGTCCGCGACACCCTCCAGGGCTGGGGCTTCGCCGACATCGTCGACGACGCCGTCGTCCTCACCAGCGAACTGGTGACGAACGCGGTCGTCCACGCGGGCACCCACGCCGACGTCCTGTGTCTGCGCAGCGACGACGGCGTCCGCATCGAGGTGGCCGACCGGTATCCCGAACGCGAGATCCCCCTCCAGGGCTCCCCCTCCACCATGGGCAGCCCCGACCGCGAAGGCGGCCGCGGCCTCCAGCTCTGCGCGGCCATCGCCGGCCGCTGGGGCGTCGACTACACCCCCATCCACAAGAAGGTCTGGTTCCAACTCGACCTCCCCGACCGCCCGGTGGGCACCCGCACCGCCGGCCCGTCCCTCCCCGCCGACCTCCTCCCGCTCGCCGACAGCCGAGTCCGCGTGGCGGTCGTCCAGATCGACCGTGTGGGCGCCATCTCGGCGTGGAACGAGGACGCCGAGGAACTCTTCGGCTACCCCGCCGACCAGGTCATCGGCAAGCCCCTCACCGACCTCGCCGCCTGGCCGCACACCCCCGGCACCAGCACCGGCATCGTGGAGGCCCTCCAACTCTCCCGCTGGGAGGGCAGCTACGGCATCCGCAGCTCCAGCGGCCGCGTCACACCCGTGTACGCCTCCCACCTCCGGGTCCGCGACACCGACGGCGAGCCCTCCACGGTCTGTCTCCTCGTCCGCGACCACGAACGCGCGGTCCTGCAGACCCCGTTGCGCGTTCCGGCCTCCGACCCGGCCACCGGCTCCGACGGCCAGAACGCCGACCCGTTCGAGGTGTTCATCGGCTCTCCGGCCCCGGACGACCTCGACGGCCTCCTCCAGCGCACGGTGGAGCGCGCCCGCGACATGCTCGACGCCGACTCCGCGTTCCTCCTCCTGGCGACCGACGACGAGACGGAGTTGGAGGTCCGCGCCTCCACCGGCCTGCCCTCCGCCCGCCAGCGCTTCGCGCGCGTTCCCGTCGAGGCGGGCCCGGGCCGCTACGGCTCGGCCCGCATGCCGGCCGTCCACGAGGACCTGCTGGCCGTCCCCGGCGCCGTCCCCCTGCTCAACGGCACGGGCATGCGGTCGGTCGTCACGGTCCCGCTGAAGGTCGAGGGCCGCCTGACCGGCTCCCTCGGCGTGGCGGCCGAGGCCCCGAACCGCTACTCCAACGAGGAGGCCCTACGCCTGCAGTTCGCGGCCGACCGCATCGCGCTGGCCGTGGAGTCGGCCCGCCTGGGCGAGTTGGAGCGCCTGCGCCGCGGCTCCCTGAGCTTCCTCGTCGAGGCCTCCGACCTCCTCGCGGGCACCCTGGACCGCGACCAGACCCTGGCCCTCATGGCCCAGATGACGGTCCCGACCCTGGCCACGTGGTGCGCGGTCTACACGATCGCCGACCAGGCCTCCGACCCCTACCTCTCGTACGTCCTGCACGAGGACGAGGAACTCATCGACGGCATCAAGTCGTTGCTGTCGAAGATCGCCCCGCCGGACCCGGTACCCACCCCCGGCGCCCGGGTCTGGGCGGCCCCCGCCGCGGCCGCGCACGACGCGGCCCTGCGCAGCTCCATGCGCAGCCTGGGCCTGACCGGCGGCCCGACCCACCAGGTGTCCTCAGGAATCGGCCCCACTCTGGCGACGGCCTCGGCGGTGGGCGGCGAGACCGTCGTCCTCCCGCTGGTCGCCCGCAACCGCGTCATCGGCATGCTGACCCTCGGCAAGCCCACCGACGAACACTTCCGCCAGGAAATCCTGGAACTGGCCGAGGACTTGTCCCGCCGCGCCGCCCTCGCCCTCGACAACGCCCGCCTCTACTCCGAGCGCACGGCCATCAGCCAGGCCCTCCAGCGCAGCCTCCTGCCCCCGGAGACCCCCAAGATCGACGGCGTCGAGGTCGAGGTCATCTACCGCGCGGCCGGCGAGGGCAACGAGGTCGGGGGCGACTTCTACGACGTCTTCCCCATCAGCGACGGCGTCTACGGCTTCGCCATCGGCGACGTCTGCGGCACGGGCCCGAACGCCGCGGCGGTGACGGGCCTCGCCCGCCACGCCCTGCGGCTGCTGGCCCGCGAGGGCCTCAGCGGCCCGGCCGTCCTGGAGCGCCTCAACTCGGCCATCCTCGACGAGGGCGCCCGCAGCCGCTTCCTGACCCTCCTCTACGGCGAGATGCGCCCGCAGGAGGACGGCAGCGCGGAGCTGAAGGTGGTCTGCGCCGGCCACCCGCTCCCCCTCCGCCTGCGTCAGGACGGCACGGTCGAGGCGGCCGCCGAACCCCAGCCGCTCCTGGGCGTCATGGAGGACCTGGAGCTCTACGAGCAGACGGTCACCCTCGACCCGGGCGATGTCCTGCTCTGCGTCACGGACGGCGTCACCGAGCGCCGCGAGGGCACCCGCATGCTGGGCGACGACGGTCTCGCCGACGTCCTTACGACCTGCACGGGCCTGACGGCCGGCGCGGTCGCCGCCCGCATCATGCGCGCGGTGGAACGTTTCGCGTCCGACGCCCCGTCCGACGACATGGCGATCCTGGCGATGCGGGTGGCGTGA
- the dapB gene encoding 4-hydroxy-tetrahydrodipicolinate reductase — MSKLRVAVLGANGRIGSEAVRAVEAAEDMELVAALGRGDKLETLTETGAQVAVELTTPASVMDNLDYCVRHGIHAVVGTTGWTDERLARLTGWLAESPATGVLIAPNFSIGAVLTMKFAQLAAPYFESVEVVELHHPNKVDAPSGTATRTAQLIAEARRAAGTAPAPDATTTALDGARGASVDGVPVHAVRLRGLLAHQEVLLGGEGETLTVRHDSLHHSSFMPGILLGARRVVTTPGLTFGLENFLDLG, encoded by the coding sequence ATGAGCAAGCTGCGCGTGGCGGTCCTCGGCGCCAACGGCCGGATCGGCTCCGAGGCGGTACGGGCGGTCGAGGCCGCCGAGGACATGGAGCTGGTGGCCGCCCTCGGCCGGGGCGACAAGCTGGAGACGCTGACGGAGACCGGCGCCCAGGTCGCGGTCGAACTCACCACGCCCGCCTCGGTCATGGACAACCTCGACTACTGCGTACGGCACGGCATCCACGCCGTGGTCGGCACGACCGGCTGGACCGACGAGCGCCTCGCGCGACTGACGGGCTGGCTGGCCGAGTCCCCGGCGACGGGCGTGCTCATCGCGCCCAACTTCTCCATCGGGGCCGTCCTGACCATGAAGTTCGCGCAGCTCGCCGCGCCGTACTTCGAGTCCGTCGAGGTCGTCGAACTCCACCACCCGAACAAGGTGGACGCCCCGTCCGGCACCGCCACGCGCACCGCCCAGCTCATCGCCGAGGCCCGCCGCGCGGCGGGCACCGCCCCGGCGCCGGACGCCACCACGACGGCCCTGGACGGCGCGCGCGGAGCCAGCGTGGACGGCGTCCCCGTCCACGCCGTCCGCCTGCGCGGCCTGCTGGCCCACCAGGAGGTCCTGCTGGGCGGCGAGGGCGAGACCCTCACGGTCCGCCACGACTCGCTGCACCACAGTAGCTTCATGCCGGGCATCCTGCTGGGCGCCCGCCGGGTCGTGACGACGCCGGGCCTCACCTTCGGCCTGGAAAACTTCCTGGACCTCGGCTGA
- a CDS encoding ribonuclease J: MSHPHPELAPPPPLPAGGLRVTPLGGLGEIGRNMTVFEYGGRLLIVDCGVLFPEEEQPGIDLILPDFTSIRDRLDDIEGIVLTHGHEDHIGAVPYLLREKPDIPLIGSKLTLALIEAKLQEHRIRPYTLEVAEGHRERIGPFDCEFIAVNHSIPDALAVAIRTPAGMVVHTGDFKMDQLPLDGRLTDLHAFARLSEEGIDLLLSDSTNAEVPGFVPPERDISNVLRTVFGNARKRIIVASFASHVHRIQQILDTAHEYGRRVAFVGRSMVRNMGIARDLGYLKVPPGLVVDVKTLDDLPDHEVVLVCTGSQGEPMAALSRMANRDHQIRIVPGDTVILASSLIPGNENAVYRVINGLTRWGANVIHKGNAKVHVSGHASAGELLYFYNICRPKNLMPVHGEWRHLRANAELGALTGVPHDRIVIAEDGVVVDLIEGKARISGKVQAGYVYVDGLSVGDVGEPALKDRKILGDEGIISVFVVVDSSTGKITGGPHIQARGSGIEDSAFSAVTPKIAEVLERSAQDGVVEPHQMQQLIRRTLGKWVSDTYRRRPMILPVVVEV; this comes from the coding sequence TTGAGTCATCCGCATCCCGAACTCGCCCCGCCCCCGCCGCTCCCGGCGGGAGGCCTCCGGGTCACCCCGCTCGGCGGTCTCGGCGAAATCGGCCGCAACATGACGGTCTTCGAGTACGGCGGCCGTCTGCTGATCGTCGACTGCGGAGTGCTCTTCCCCGAGGAGGAGCAGCCCGGAATCGACCTGATCCTGCCGGACTTCACGTCCATCAGGGACCGCCTCGACGACATCGAGGGCATCGTCCTCACCCATGGCCACGAGGACCACATCGGCGCCGTCCCCTACCTCCTCCGGGAGAAGCCGGACATCCCGCTGATCGGCTCCAAGCTGACTCTCGCGCTCATCGAGGCGAAGCTCCAGGAGCACCGGATCCGCCCGTACACCCTCGAGGTGGCGGAGGGGCACCGCGAGCGCATCGGCCCGTTCGACTGCGAGTTCATCGCCGTCAACCACTCGATCCCGGACGCCCTCGCGGTCGCCATCCGCACGCCGGCGGGCATGGTGGTCCACACCGGCGACTTCAAGATGGACCAGCTCCCGCTGGACGGCCGCCTCACGGATCTGCACGCGTTCGCCCGCCTGAGCGAGGAGGGGATCGACCTCCTCCTGTCCGACTCGACGAACGCCGAGGTCCCGGGCTTCGTCCCGCCCGAGCGGGACATCTCCAACGTCCTGCGCACGGTCTTCGGCAACGCCCGCAAGCGGATCATCGTGGCGAGCTTCGCCAGCCACGTCCACCGCATCCAGCAGATCCTGGACACGGCGCACGAGTACGGCCGCAGGGTCGCCTTCGTGGGCCGCTCGATGGTCCGCAACATGGGCATCGCCCGTGACCTGGGCTATCTCAAGGTCCCGCCGGGCCTGGTGGTGGACGTCAAGACCCTCGACGACCTCCCGGACCACGAGGTGGTCCTGGTCTGCACGGGCTCCCAGGGCGAACCGATGGCGGCCCTGTCCCGCATGGCCAACCGCGACCACCAGATCCGCATCGTCCCCGGCGACACGGTGATCCTGGCCTCGTCGCTCATCCCCGGCAACGAGAACGCGGTCTACCGCGTGATCAACGGCCTGACCCGCTGGGGCGCGAACGTCATCCACAAGGGCAACGCCAAGGTGCACGTCTCGGGCCACGCGTCCGCGGGCGAACTCCTGTACTTCTACAACATCTGCCGCCCGAAGAACCTGATGCCGGTGCACGGAGAATGGCGCCACCTGCGCGCCAACGCCGAACTGGGCGCCCTGACCGGCGTCCCGCACGACCGCATCGTCATCGCCGAGGACGGCGTGGTCGTCGACCTCATCGAGGGCAAGGCGAGGATCTCCGGCAAGGTCCAGGCGGGTTACGTCTACGTCGACGGCCTCTCGGTCGGCGACGTCGGCGAGCCGGCCCTGAAGGACCGGAAGATCCTGGGCGACGAGGGCATCATCTCGGTCTTCGTCGTCGTGGACTCCTCCACCGGCAAGATCACGGGGGGCCCGCACATCCAGGCCCGCGGCTCCGGCATCGAGGACTCGGCCTTCTCGGCCGTCACCCCGAAGATCGCCGAGGTCCTGGAACGCTCGGCCCAGGACGGCGTCGTCGAACCCCACCAGATGCAGCAACTCATCCGCCGCACCCTGGGCAAGTGGGTCTCCGACACCTATCGCCGCAGGCCGATGATCCTCCCGGTCGTGGTGGAGGTCTGA
- the dapA gene encoding 4-hydroxy-tetrahydrodipicolinate synthase: MAPISTPQTPFGRVLTAMVTPFTADGALDLDGAQRLATHLVDAGNDGLVVNGTTGESPTTSDAEKSDLVRAVLEAVGDRAHVVAGVGTNDTHHSVELAKAAERTGAHGLLVVTPYYNKPPQEGLYRHFTAVADAAELPVMLYDIPGRSGVPISTETLVRLAAHPRIVANKDAKGDLGRASWAIARSDLAWYSGDDMLNLPLLSVGAVGFVSVVGHVVTPDLRALVEAFTAGDVQKATEIHQKLLPVYTGMFRTQGVMTTKAALALQGLPAGPLRSPMVECSPEEIEQLKIDLAAGGVQL; the protein is encoded by the coding sequence ATGGCTCCGATCTCCACTCCGCAGACCCCCTTCGGGCGGGTCCTCACCGCCATGGTCACGCCCTTCACGGCGGACGGCGCACTCGACCTCGACGGCGCACAGCGGCTCGCCACCCACCTGGTGGACGCAGGCAACGACGGCCTGGTCGTCAACGGCACCACCGGCGAGTCCCCCACCACCAGCGACGCGGAGAAATCGGACCTGGTACGAGCCGTCCTGGAAGCCGTCGGAGACCGCGCCCACGTGGTCGCCGGCGTCGGCACCAACGACACCCACCACAGCGTCGAGCTGGCCAAGGCCGCCGAGAGGACCGGCGCGCACGGCCTCCTCGTCGTCACCCCGTACTACAACAAGCCCCCGCAGGAGGGCCTGTACCGGCACTTCACGGCCGTCGCCGACGCCGCCGAGCTGCCGGTCATGCTCTACGACATCCCCGGCCGCAGCGGCGTCCCGATCAGCACCGAGACACTGGTCCGCCTCGCGGCGCACCCGCGGATCGTCGCCAACAAGGACGCCAAGGGCGACCTGGGCCGCGCGAGCTGGGCCATCGCCCGCTCGGACCTGGCCTGGTACTCCGGCGACGACATGCTGAACCTGCCGCTGCTCTCCGTGGGCGCGGTCGGCTTCGTCTCGGTCGTCGGCCACGTCGTCACGCCGGACCTGCGCGCCCTCGTCGAGGCGTTCACCGCCGGTGACGTCCAGAAGGCCACCGAGATCCACCAGAAGCTGCTCCCGGTCTACACGGGCATGTTCCGCACCCAGGGCGTCATGACGACGAAGGCGGCACTCGCCCTGCAGGGCCTGCCCGCCGGCCCGTTGCGCTCGCCCATGGTCGAGTGCTCACCCGAAGAGATCGAACAACTCAAGATCGATCTTGCCGCAGGCGGGGTACAGCTCTGA